The proteins below are encoded in one region of Halocatena salina:
- the sufD gene encoding Fe-S cluster assembly protein SufD has protein sequence MSTQVHATLTEQHVRAISEELGEPDWLLETRLDALEALETLPFPDVIQTPGRTWTDLSKLDFEALVDPSTTGDHKEREAPDEVDVLSFAQAVEDHEDLLREQFGSVVDPQTNYLTALQTALFTTGTVVYVPEGVDAESITIRTTMDSQSLFNYTLVVVEQSSSVTILERQETGSDADGDSRYYSGIVELVAGENSYVQYGSLQDLSEDTYNYQLKRASTDTYANADWIDCNIGSRLTKTSVETTLAGEASESKIVGAFYGHNDQHFDVDSRVWHENEHTTADLVTRGVIDDDARSVYEGVQDVGSEAWNTNSYQRENTLMLSDESEADASPKLIINNHDTEASHSATVGQVDANDLFYMTSRGVSEHLAKNMLVSGFFVPVLDEIEVEELREDVNGRVQDRLQARS, from the coding sequence ATGAGTACACAGGTACACGCAACACTCACGGAACAGCACGTACGGGCGATCAGCGAGGAACTCGGAGAGCCTGACTGGCTGCTCGAAACTCGTCTCGACGCGCTCGAAGCATTGGAGACGCTCCCATTCCCCGACGTTATTCAGACGCCGGGACGAACGTGGACCGATCTTTCGAAGTTGGATTTCGAGGCGTTGGTAGATCCGTCCACCACAGGCGACCACAAAGAACGAGAGGCCCCCGATGAGGTCGACGTGCTGTCGTTTGCACAGGCCGTCGAGGATCACGAGGATCTCCTCCGCGAGCAGTTCGGGAGCGTCGTCGATCCACAGACGAACTACCTCACGGCGCTACAGACGGCGCTGTTCACGACCGGTACGGTCGTGTACGTCCCCGAGGGTGTCGATGCCGAATCCATCACGATCCGCACGACGATGGACAGCCAATCGCTGTTCAACTACACCCTCGTCGTCGTCGAGCAGTCGTCATCGGTGACGATCCTCGAACGCCAAGAGACGGGTTCCGACGCCGACGGTGACAGTCGGTATTACAGCGGGATCGTCGAACTCGTCGCGGGTGAGAACAGCTACGTCCAGTACGGGTCCTTGCAGGATCTTTCCGAAGACACGTACAACTACCAGCTAAAACGCGCCAGCACCGATACGTACGCCAACGCCGATTGGATCGACTGCAACATCGGTTCTCGGCTGACGAAAACGAGCGTCGAAACGACGCTTGCGGGGGAAGCATCGGAATCGAAGATCGTCGGTGCGTTCTACGGACACAACGACCAGCACTTCGACGTGGATTCCCGCGTTTGGCACGAAAACGAACACACGACCGCGGATCTCGTCACTCGGGGCGTCATCGACGACGACGCTCGTTCGGTGTACGAAGGTGTTCAGGACGTCGGCTCGGAGGCGTGGAACACGAACTCCTACCAGCGTGAGAACACGCTGATGCTCTCCGATGAGAGCGAAGCCGACGCCTCGCCGAAGCTCATCATTAACAACCACGACACCGAGGCGAGCCACTCCGCGACGGTCGGGCAGGTCGACGCGAACGATCTGTTTTACATGACCTCGCGGGGCGTGAGCGAACATCTGGCGAAAAACATGCTCGTCAGCGGCTTCTTCGTTCCCGTCCTCGACGAGATCGAAGTCGAGGAGCTGCGAGAGGACGTGAACGGCCGCGTTCAGGATCGTCTCCAAGCACGCTCGTAA
- the folP gene encoding dihydropteroate synthase, which produces MQNVEAAGLGIGDDYPPRIMGVLNVSAESPYKPSVFDDPGDAAAYTDEQLIGEGADIVDIGLESANKRFEVLSADEELDRLDTALETIESVSGDAVFSIETRYHEVATAALDGGFDMVNDICGFADPEMPRVCSQYDAAVVKMASPPDLERPGAVETVEEIYEALSRNGITEKTIIDPAFGGWSPEKTLADDRETFERLREFRGFDRPILVSINRKNFLRELADRPTEDALPVSLAATSMAVERGAHVIRTHDVAETRDAAIIGREFASERLRDETTGVEELDVQTPSELRRHFDRIGAETADPKDGVTRAFELSGLTPEDRDHLSAVAAKHGVTFIHGQHETGGILVGPIAAMVAIARVDDHPPTIARQLDAIAAHTEE; this is translated from the coding sequence ATGCAAAACGTGGAGGCCGCCGGTCTCGGTATCGGCGACGACTATCCGCCGCGAATCATGGGAGTACTCAACGTCAGCGCGGAGTCGCCGTACAAGCCCAGCGTCTTCGACGACCCGGGAGATGCGGCTGCCTACACCGATGAGCAGCTCATCGGGGAGGGAGCTGACATCGTGGATATCGGTCTCGAATCGGCAAACAAGCGCTTCGAGGTGCTGTCAGCCGACGAGGAGTTAGACCGACTCGACACGGCACTCGAAACGATCGAATCGGTGAGCGGTGACGCCGTGTTCTCGATCGAAACGCGCTATCACGAGGTGGCGACAGCCGCGCTTGATGGGGGATTCGACATGGTAAACGACATCTGTGGCTTTGCCGATCCGGAGATGCCCCGCGTGTGTAGCCAGTACGACGCTGCCGTCGTCAAAATGGCCAGCCCACCGGATCTCGAACGGCCGGGGGCAGTAGAGACCGTCGAGGAGATCTACGAAGCGCTATCGAGAAACGGGATCACTGAAAAGACGATCATCGATCCCGCGTTTGGGGGCTGGTCGCCCGAAAAAACGCTCGCGGACGACCGGGAAACGTTCGAACGACTCCGGGAGTTCCGGGGATTCGATCGGCCGATCCTCGTTTCGATCAACCGGAAGAACTTCCTTCGGGAGCTTGCCGACCGCCCGACGGAGGATGCTCTGCCCGTGTCGCTCGCGGCGACGTCGATGGCGGTCGAACGCGGCGCACACGTCATTCGCACTCACGACGTGGCCGAGACGCGGGATGCTGCCATTATCGGCCGAGAGTTCGCCAGCGAGCGGCTCCGAGACGAAACCACGGGGGTCGAGGAACTCGATGTACAGACACCGAGTGAGCTTCGCCGTCACTTCGACCGGATCGGTGCGGAGACAGCGGATCCCAAAGACGGTGTGACGCGAGCGTTCGAGCTGTCAGGGCTTACCCCTGAGGATCGAGACCACCTCTCGGCTGTCGCCGCGAAACACGGCGTGACGTTCATCCACGGACAGCACGAAACAGGGGGTATCCTCGTCGGCCCCATCGCTGCGATGGTAGCGATCGCCAGAGTAGACGATCATCCACCGACGATCGCCCGACAGCTCGACGCGATCGCGGCCCACACGGAGGAGTGA
- a CDS encoding GNAT family N-acetyltransferase has protein sequence MEYEVLGWPSEGPTLRLDHRQFAYAGKFVMSNTGKVVVRDANAEILGAIAFNEDRTDPDTVWIRYITVRKDRRGEGIGARLAAYTTARAHDYGYERIVIAVNNPFAYHALSKAGFGFTGERTGLAELVLEHPSNRTRYREGLTVFRDRDLSEAERSFLDVKENTGPPSVVKPPD, from the coding sequence ATGGAGTACGAGGTGTTGGGGTGGCCGTCGGAGGGACCGACGCTCCGGCTCGACCACCGACAGTTCGCCTACGCCGGGAAGTTCGTCATGTCGAACACCGGAAAGGTGGTCGTCCGTGATGCCAACGCTGAGATCCTCGGGGCGATCGCGTTCAACGAGGACCGCACGGACCCCGACACTGTGTGGATTCGGTACATCACCGTCCGGAAGGACCGTCGCGGCGAGGGAATCGGAGCGCGGCTCGCGGCGTACACCACAGCCCGGGCGCACGACTATGGCTACGAGCGGATCGTGATCGCGGTCAACAACCCCTTTGCCTACCACGCACTGTCGAAAGCTGGCTTCGGGTTCACCGGCGAGCGAACCGGTCTCGCCGAGCTAGTGCTCGAACATCCCAGCAACCGGACACGCTACCGGGAGGGCCTGACCGTCTTCCGTGACCGAGATCTCTCAGAAGCGGAACGGTCGTTTCTCGATGTCAAAGAAAACACGGGCCCTCCGTCGGTCGTGAAGCCACCAGACTGA
- a CDS encoding metal-dependent transcriptional regulator → MNTSDQYLKVIYLVQQVEDGPASTGRIADMLDVSPASANEMIGKLQERGFADHEKYKGVSLTEEGIVRAREALQTYCIIERFLIEVLEVERFREEAKTLETVIDSTVADRLDTIIDRESQCPSCFGPEADVCELLECDTLESPDSEMAD, encoded by the coding sequence ATGAACACGTCCGACCAGTATCTCAAAGTGATCTATCTCGTTCAGCAAGTCGAGGACGGTCCCGCTTCAACGGGTCGCATTGCCGATATGCTGGACGTAAGCCCTGCAAGCGCCAACGAAATGATCGGCAAACTTCAAGAACGGGGCTTTGCCGACCACGAAAAGTACAAAGGTGTTTCCTTGACCGAGGAGGGGATCGTCCGTGCTCGGGAAGCCCTCCAGACGTACTGTATCATCGAACGCTTCCTCATCGAGGTGCTCGAAGTAGAACGGTTCAGAGAGGAAGCCAAAACGCTTGAGACGGTGATCGACAGCACTGTCGCTGACCGACTCGACACCATTATCGACCGCGAATCACAGTGTCCCTCCTGTTTCGGTCCCGAAGCGGACGTTTGTGAGCTGCTTGAGTGTGACACTCTCGAATCCCCCGACTCGGAGATGGCCGATTGA
- a CDS encoding NAD+ synthase, which translates to MAILYEQIQEEIKPLDLRFSNDEIEERVDHLTSFIEKQVSSGDFDGVLIALSGGIDSTVTAYLAVEALGSDAVHGLILPKEVNEDENMSDAECVAEMLDISYETLDIDEIVSEFLDVYDVDTSESDDRWEGRHVGNLSARVRMTLNYLVGGFENKLVLGTGNRAELATGYVTKFGDGGVDCNPLGNLYKQQVRQIAAHFGVDKSLVQKTPTGGMVDYGTDEEEFGVDYDTLDAILALHIDGGVPAAATARLTDTSREVVAHIRQMHEQSTHKRTPPTTPEPLI; encoded by the coding sequence ATGGCGATCCTCTACGAGCAGATCCAAGAGGAGATCAAGCCGTTGGATCTTCGTTTCAGTAACGACGAGATCGAAGAACGAGTCGATCACCTCACCAGTTTCATCGAAAAGCAGGTTAGTTCGGGGGACTTCGACGGTGTACTCATAGCGCTCTCGGGAGGTATCGACAGCACGGTCACCGCATACCTTGCTGTCGAAGCGCTCGGTTCGGATGCGGTTCACGGTCTCATTCTTCCGAAAGAAGTCAACGAGGACGAGAACATGTCAGACGCAGAATGTGTAGCCGAGATGCTCGATATCAGCTACGAGACGCTCGACATCGATGAAATCGTCAGCGAGTTCCTGGACGTCTACGATGTAGATACCAGCGAATCCGACGACCGATGGGAGGGTCGCCACGTCGGCAATTTGAGTGCTCGCGTCCGAATGACGCTCAACTACTTGGTGGGTGGTTTCGAGAATAAACTGGTCCTCGGGACCGGGAATCGTGCGGAGTTGGCGACTGGCTACGTAACGAAGTTCGGCGACGGTGGTGTCGACTGCAATCCACTCGGAAACCTGTACAAACAACAAGTCCGGCAGATCGCCGCCCACTTCGGTGTCGATAAATCCCTCGTTCAGAAGACGCCGACAGGTGGCATGGTCGACTACGGTACGGATGAGGAGGAATTCGGCGTCGATTACGATACGCTCGATGCGATCCTCGCCCTTCACATCGACGGAGGCGTTCCTGCTGCTGCGACGGCTCGCCTCACCGACACCTCTCGTGAGGTCGTCGCCCATATCAGACAGATGCACGAACAGAGTACACACAAACGAACGCCGCCAACGACACCAGAGCCGCTCATCTAG
- a CDS encoding fibrillarin-like rRNA/tRNA 2'-O-methyltransferase, producing MTGSLPAGVERQQFDGDERLATRGQSVYGEPTDGEWRAWDIRRSKLGAMLDRRMETGLTGGETVLYLGAAAGTTVSHVADFAGPTYAVEFAARPVRDLLTVADSRPNLFVLLKDARKPETYAHVVEPVDVIVQDVATRGQARVANTNRRFLKPNGRLLTVVKARSEDVTADPTDVFETFRSQLEGYEILDTERLDPLHDDHLAVVARPTR from the coding sequence ATGACGGGAAGCCTTCCTGCTGGCGTGGAACGCCAGCAGTTCGACGGCGATGAGCGACTGGCAACGCGTGGACAGTCGGTCTACGGTGAACCGACTGACGGAGAGTGGCGCGCGTGGGATATCCGCCGCTCGAAGTTGGGTGCGATGCTCGACCGGAGGATGGAGACCGGCCTGACCGGCGGTGAGACGGTGTTGTATCTCGGTGCAGCGGCAGGGACGACGGTCAGTCACGTGGCCGATTTCGCTGGGCCGACGTACGCGGTGGAGTTCGCCGCCCGTCCGGTTCGGGATCTCCTCACGGTTGCCGACTCGCGGCCGAACCTCTTCGTGTTGCTCAAAGACGCTCGGAAACCGGAGACGTACGCCCACGTCGTCGAACCGGTCGATGTGATCGTTCAAGACGTTGCCACGCGCGGCCAAGCGCGGGTCGCCAACACGAACCGCCGGTTTCTCAAACCGAACGGTCGGCTACTCACGGTCGTCAAAGCCCGCAGTGAAGACGTAACGGCAGATCCGACCGACGTGTTCGAGACGTTCCGGTCCCAGCTCGAAGGGTATGAGATACTCGATACCGAACGACTCGATCCGCTTCACGACGATCACCTCGCGGTCGTCGCGCGACCGACCCGGTGA
- a CDS encoding ABC transporter ATP-binding protein, with amino-acid sequence MARLEIKNLHAKVNEDGGEKILNGVDLEVASGEIHALMGPNGSGKSTTAKVIAGHPAYEVTDGEVLIHLDDDEFEDIEITEDDQTWDILDLEPNERAALGVFLGFQYPAEIEGVTMVNFLRTALNAKLEEREELFEDDEETEAEAEEDDAGYETSPMEGEADEGEIGVAEFQQLLKEKMEQLEMDETFAQRYLNAGFSGGEKKQNEVLQAAILEPSIAVLDEIDSGLDIDRLQDVSTGINALRDEQNAGILQITHYQRILDYVEPDHVHIMLDGKVAMSGDSELAVKLEENGYDWVREEVYETA; translated from the coding sequence ATGGCACGGCTAGAAATCAAAAACCTTCACGCGAAGGTAAACGAAGACGGTGGCGAGAAGATTCTGAACGGCGTCGATCTCGAAGTCGCTTCGGGTGAGATCCACGCGCTGATGGGTCCCAACGGAAGTGGTAAGTCGACGACAGCGAAGGTGATCGCCGGACATCCGGCGTACGAAGTCACCGATGGTGAGGTGTTGATCCATCTGGATGATGATGAGTTCGAGGACATCGAGATCACCGAAGACGATCAGACGTGGGATATCCTCGATCTGGAGCCAAACGAGCGGGCGGCGCTGGGTGTGTTCCTTGGCTTCCAGTACCCAGCCGAGATCGAAGGTGTCACGATGGTGAACTTCCTTCGGACGGCGCTGAACGCCAAGCTCGAAGAGCGTGAGGAGCTGTTTGAAGACGACGAGGAGACAGAAGCGGAAGCGGAAGAGGATGACGCCGGGTACGAAACCAGCCCGATGGAAGGTGAGGCCGATGAAGGCGAAATCGGTGTCGCCGAGTTCCAACAGCTCCTCAAAGAGAAGATGGAACAGCTCGAAATGGATGAGACGTTCGCCCAGCGGTATCTCAACGCTGGCTTCTCGGGCGGTGAGAAGAAGCAAAACGAGGTTTTGCAGGCTGCGATCCTCGAACCGTCGATCGCGGTGCTGGATGAGATCGACTCGGGACTCGACATCGACCGTCTCCAAGACGTTTCGACGGGGATCAATGCGCTGCGCGACGAGCAGAACGCTGGCATCCTCCAGATCACTCACTACCAGCGCATTCTCGATTACGTCGAGCCCGACCACGTCCACATCATGCTCGATGGCAAGGTCGCCATGAGCGGTGACTCCGAGTTGGCCGTGAAGCTCGAAGAGAACGGCTACGATTGGGTCCGCGAGGAAGTGTACGAGACAGCCTGA
- a CDS encoding DoxX family protein, with protein MTEETTERSHGLSLRVARLLFGGVLAYSAIDNLRDLDGMIEYAKANDAPAPEVTVPTASGSLLAGSIGIAFWRRPKLAALAVLTFLVGVTPVMHDFWAVDEEQKEMELIQFTKNLGLIGGALAFLNLAERER; from the coding sequence ATGACTGAAGAGACCACAGAACGATCTCACGGTCTAAGCCTTCGGGTGGCTCGGCTGTTGTTCGGGGGTGTTCTCGCGTATTCAGCCATCGACAATCTGCGCGATCTCGATGGCATGATCGAATACGCGAAGGCCAATGACGCGCCAGCGCCCGAAGTGACTGTTCCAACCGCGAGCGGATCGCTCCTCGCTGGAAGCATCGGGATCGCGTTCTGGCGGCGGCCGAAGCTCGCGGCGCTGGCGGTGCTGACGTTTCTCGTCGGCGTTACGCCAGTGATGCATGATTTCTGGGCCGTCGATGAGGAACAGAAAGAAATGGAACTGATTCAGTTCACCAAAAACCTCGGACTCATCGGCGGGGCGCTCGCCTTTCTCAATCTGGCCGAGCGCGAACGGTAA
- a CDS encoding ferritin-like domain-containing protein: MSVTHAVGSDHQLARLLQIGMVLEEVVEARAYKHAQSMETELEAEILALLEDAAEESAEHRTKLESLVDELEADPVSFDQIESLVEARYGKTKPEDFDGVLYDQLCNEETAYKFYDDVIAAIEASETSFSIDRHRLVTVLSGIREEEAEGVEEVTTLMESRQ, from the coding sequence ATGAGTGTCACACACGCTGTCGGGTCTGATCACCAGCTCGCCCGGCTCTTACAGATCGGGATGGTGCTCGAAGAGGTCGTCGAGGCGCGGGCGTACAAACACGCCCAATCCATGGAAACCGAACTCGAAGCCGAGATTCTCGCGTTGCTCGAAGACGCGGCCGAGGAGTCGGCCGAGCACCGTACCAAACTGGAGTCGTTGGTCGACGAACTCGAAGCCGATCCGGTTTCGTTCGACCAGATCGAGTCGCTCGTGGAGGCCCGATACGGGAAGACCAAGCCCGAGGACTTCGATGGCGTGCTGTACGATCAGCTCTGTAACGAAGAAACCGCGTATAAGTTCTACGACGACGTTATCGCCGCCATCGAAGCGTCAGAAACGTCGTTTAGCATCGATCGTCACCGTCTCGTGACTGTCCTCAGTGGCATCCGCGAAGAGGAAGCAGAGGGTGTCGAAGAAGTAACTACGCTGATGGAGTCCCGACAATGA
- a CDS encoding phosphatase PAP2 family protein, whose protein sequence is MSRGIGEIGIINQLPDWFVLFAGIVTQLGDMWFVLVTIGVFYVVARSDRSLTRSPVRDSCFLIALAFGSYALTVVLKYTFGLPRPPGATTVVPPAWIPPIGTPVYESLVTADSFGFPSGHALKSTAVYGGWALVLGQWSTRRRRIFGATGVVLAVALSRVALGVHYVVDVVVGVCLGGVFLWLLWMVARTDPRRSFAVMGVLGVLAVGASFEVASLVVVIVSLTGIGVWERRGTNRRDRDEPLR, encoded by the coding sequence ATGTCACGTGGAATCGGCGAGATCGGCATCATAAACCAGCTCCCCGACTGGTTCGTTCTCTTCGCTGGAATCGTCACGCAACTGGGAGACATGTGGTTCGTGTTGGTTACGATCGGCGTGTTCTACGTGGTGGCACGGAGTGACCGATCACTCACACGATCGCCGGTCAGGGATAGCTGCTTTCTTATCGCGTTGGCGTTCGGGTCCTACGCGCTGACAGTCGTGTTGAAATACACGTTCGGACTCCCCCGGCCGCCGGGGGCCACGACGGTGGTCCCTCCGGCGTGGATCCCACCGATCGGAACACCGGTGTACGAATCGCTAGTCACCGCCGACAGCTTCGGATTTCCGAGCGGGCACGCATTGAAATCCACAGCTGTCTACGGTGGGTGGGCACTCGTGCTCGGACAGTGGTCCACCCGACGCCGCCGGATCTTCGGTGCGACAGGCGTGGTACTCGCCGTTGCGCTGTCCCGGGTCGCGTTGGGCGTCCATTACGTTGTCGACGTGGTCGTCGGTGTCTGCCTCGGCGGGGTGTTTCTGTGGCTCCTCTGGATGGTCGCGAGAACCGATCCCCGGCGGTCGTTCGCCGTGATGGGAGTGCTCGGCGTGCTCGCTGTCGGCGCGTCGTTCGAGGTGGCGTCCCTCGTCGTCGTCATCGTATCGCTCACCGGAATCGGGGTGTGGGAGCGCAGGGGAACCAACCGCCGAGATCGCGACGAGCCGCTTCGGTGA
- a CDS encoding NOP5/NOP56 family protein: MNEESVSDSGWFRGVDPGDRTDARDAIEHGTAADPAAWPDRAVESGFVEDRERYYEVLHDVTTAIARTQVREREGTDVQRIIHCVRAMDDVERVANELAERVSAWAGTSFDDPGTGIEYARQIADETTADSEDRREVLDARLGSLAARVRALDDEGQALRETIERVTPEVAPNVSMLAGPVLAARLIALAGGLETLAKKPSGTVQLLGAEDALFAHLSGRASAPKHGIIYVHEYVSGTVPEHRGTAARALAGKLTIAARIDHYSGDRRPELQTELDERIARIRERGS, translated from the coding sequence ATGAACGAGGAGTCCGTGTCCGATTCGGGGTGGTTCAGGGGTGTTGATCCGGGCGACAGGACCGATGCTCGGGATGCCATCGAGCACGGGACAGCTGCCGACCCAGCAGCGTGGCCCGATCGCGCGGTCGAGTCTGGATTCGTCGAGGATCGAGAGCGATATTATGAGGTGCTACACGACGTGACGACGGCGATCGCGCGCACGCAAGTACGTGAACGCGAGGGCACGGACGTTCAACGGATCATTCACTGTGTTCGTGCGATGGACGATGTCGAACGGGTCGCAAACGAGCTTGCCGAGCGCGTTTCGGCGTGGGCAGGAACCAGCTTCGACGATCCGGGGACGGGCATCGAGTACGCACGGCAGATCGCCGACGAGACGACAGCTGATTCAGAGGATCGTCGTGAAGTACTGGACGCACGGCTCGGTTCGCTCGCGGCGCGAGTTCGCGCGCTCGACGACGAAGGGCAAGCGTTGCGCGAGACCATCGAGCGCGTCACCCCCGAGGTTGCGCCCAACGTGTCGATGCTGGCCGGCCCGGTGTTGGCGGCGCGCCTCATCGCTCTGGCAGGTGGATTGGAGACGCTCGCAAAGAAACCCAGCGGAACTGTGCAGCTACTCGGGGCTGAGGATGCCCTGTTTGCGCATCTGAGCGGGCGTGCATCCGCTCCGAAACACGGGATCATCTACGTCCATGAGTACGTTTCAGGCACCGTACCCGAACACCGTGGCACCGCGGCGCGCGCACTCGCCGGGAAGCTCACGATCGCGGCCCGGATCGATCATTACTCGGGCGATCGACGCCCGGAGCTACAAACGGAACTCGACGAGCGCATCGCCCGTATCAGGGAGCGAGGGAGCTGA
- a CDS encoding class I SAM-dependent methyltransferase, with translation MGFHTYDVGNADALDDPSRFRFLSVEELLSLFDPHGTIADLGSGTGFYTDEIAPHAETVYAVDVQPAMHDRYRQKGVSENVDLVTAGIDDLPFEDGALTGAFSTMTFHEFVSEAALTELARVVAPGGTVGIADWSRNGAGTEGPPTSERYSLADARQAFTENGFTIGYTDERYETFVLGAQRTDS, from the coding sequence ATGGGCTTCCATACCTATGATGTCGGGAATGCCGATGCACTGGACGATCCATCTCGATTCCGATTTCTTTCGGTCGAGGAACTGCTCTCACTGTTCGATCCCCACGGAACGATCGCGGATCTCGGCAGCGGCACGGGCTTTTACACGGACGAGATCGCCCCCCACGCCGAGACGGTGTACGCCGTTGATGTCCAACCAGCGATGCACGACCGGTACCGGCAGAAGGGTGTTTCCGAGAACGTCGATCTCGTAACCGCCGGGATCGACGATCTTCCGTTCGAGGACGGTGCGCTCACCGGCGCGTTCTCGACGATGACGTTCCACGAGTTCGTAAGCGAGGCAGCGCTCACGGAACTCGCCCGCGTCGTCGCTCCCGGTGGAACCGTTGGAATCGCCGACTGGTCCCGTAACGGCGCTGGTACCGAGGGACCGCCTACGAGCGAGCGGTATTCACTGGCCGATGCCCGACAGGCGTTCACCGAGAACGGATTCACGATCGGGTACACCGACGAACGGTACGAAACGTTCGTTCTCGGTGCGCAGCGGACTGATAGTTAA
- the sufB gene encoding Fe-S cluster assembly protein SufB, with protein MSSEQDHLKETDTEARFGFKKEQNSAFETEKGLTEETIRLISDDKDEPDWMRDRRLRALRQFHEMPMPTDWPGQPDLTEVDIDEIVPYIRPDIDTRGGVDDWEELPEEIQDTFDKLGIPEAEKNALSGVGAQYESEIVYQNMQEQWEEKGVIFCDMDKAVQEHPDLVEEYFMTKCVPPSDNKFAALHGAVWSGGSFVYVPENVTVEMPVQAYFRMNSEGMGQFEHTLIVAEENSEVHYIEGCSAPQYSQFNLHSGCVEVFVKDGAHVQYSTVQNWSKNTYNLNTKRAIAEKDATMEWVSGSMGSKATMLYPCTILKGPGATDNHITIAFAGEGQNIDTGAKVYHNAPNTKSTIESKSISKDGGRTNYRGLVHIADGAEDSSTSVECDALMFDNESTSDTMPYMEIEESKVDVAHEATVGKIGDEDVFYLQSRGLDDDDAKQMIVAGFIEPITEELPIEYAVELNRLIELEMEGSLG; from the coding sequence ATGAGTTCAGAACAAGATCATCTCAAAGAAACTGATACGGAGGCTCGTTTCGGGTTCAAAAAAGAGCAGAACTCCGCGTTCGAGACCGAGAAGGGTCTGACGGAGGAGACCATCCGGCTCATTAGCGATGACAAAGACGAACCCGACTGGATGCGCGATCGACGGCTCCGCGCGCTCCGACAGTTCCACGAGATGCCGATGCCGACGGACTGGCCCGGCCAGCCCGATCTGACCGAGGTCGACATCGACGAGATCGTTCCCTACATCCGCCCGGACATCGACACTCGGGGCGGAGTCGACGACTGGGAGGAACTGCCCGAAGAGATCCAAGACACGTTCGACAAGCTGGGCATTCCCGAAGCGGAGAAAAACGCGCTTTCGGGTGTCGGTGCGCAGTACGAGTCGGAGATCGTCTACCAGAACATGCAAGAGCAGTGGGAGGAGAAGGGTGTCATCTTCTGTGACATGGACAAAGCCGTCCAGGAGCACCCCGACCTCGTCGAGGAGTACTTCATGACGAAGTGTGTGCCGCCCAGCGACAACAAGTTCGCTGCGCTGCACGGTGCGGTCTGGTCCGGTGGCTCGTTCGTCTATGTCCCTGAGAATGTGACCGTCGAGATGCCGGTCCAAGCGTACTTCCGGATGAATTCGGAGGGCATGGGCCAGTTCGAGCATACGCTGATCGTCGCAGAAGAGAACAGCGAGGTTCACTACATCGAGGGTTGTTCCGCGCCCCAGTACAGCCAGTTCAACCTCCACTCCGGTTGTGTCGAGGTGTTTGTCAAGGACGGCGCACACGTGCAGTATTCGACCGTGCAAAACTGGTCGAAGAACACGTATAACCTCAACACGAAGCGCGCGATCGCCGAGAAGGACGCGACGATGGAGTGGGTCTCGGGCAGCATGGGATCGAAAGCCACCATGCTGTATCCGTGCACCATCCTCAAGGGTCCGGGCGCGACTGACAACCACATTACGATCGCCTTTGCTGGTGAGGGCCAGAACATCGATACAGGCGCGAAGGTGTACCACAACGCGCCGAACACGAAGTCGACGATCGAATCGAAATCCATCTCGAAGGACGGTGGACGCACGAACTACCGTGGGCTGGTCCACATCGCCGATGGAGCCGAGGATTCGAGCACCAGCGTCGAGTGTGACGCGCTGATGTTCGACAACGAATCGACCTCCGACACGATGCCGTACATGGAGATCGAGGAGTCGAAAGTCGACGTCGCCCACGAGGCCACCGTCGGAAAGATTGGCGACGAAGACGTGTTCTATCTCCAGTCGCGCGGACTGGACGACGACGACGCAAAGCAGATGATCGTCGCCGGATTCATCGAGCCGATCACCGAGGAACTGCCGATCGAGTACGCGGTCGAGCTAAACCGTCTCATCGAACTCGAAATGGAGGGCAGCCTCGGCTGA